The following proteins are encoded in a genomic region of Myxococcaceae bacterium JPH2:
- a CDS encoding chemotaxis protein CheA, giving the protein MEVDRHLLLSIFVVEADEQLGGIEEGLLELESNPDSPSTLKRLFRLIHTLKGTANSLGFVQLSEFAHVVESLMDRLRQRTLVVTPERVSLLLRAVDSLRALMPSTTGESGDVPPSVNAVLDLLATDIASAAEPAAEAEALGDDESPSPMEPARESTGELAAHTLRVDVRRLDRLLDLAGELTIARERLGRLLHKLEGAEAASLREASWEVDLVSQELQEQVMQLRMVPLAPTLRPYARTVRDVAASLGKRARLDVQAGDVELDTRLVEQLRAPLTHLIRNALDHGIERPEERLARGKEPCGQLVLRALHDAGATVLELSDDGAGLDRAAIEQRAREQRLASRPEQLDDAALSSLIFEPGFTTTQAVTEYSGRGVGLDVVRRTVEALRGSVAVRSTPGAGTTFTMRLPLTLAIIDGFLVRAGEETYVLPLDTVTECLELPESASTGAERGMLHLRDRALPYVRARDLFGVSAPPALRENVVVLQHAGGQLGLAVDALLGTQPVVLKPLGAVFQGLPGLAGSSVLGDGRVALILDIPGLLRLAHQRKSVPAPLSSDLPPVPPT; this is encoded by the coding sequence TCGCCCAGCACCCTGAAACGCCTCTTCCGGCTTATCCATACATTAAAGGGGACGGCGAACTCGCTTGGGTTCGTGCAGCTCAGCGAGTTCGCCCACGTCGTGGAAAGCCTCATGGACCGGCTGCGCCAGCGCACGCTGGTCGTCACGCCGGAGCGGGTGAGCCTGCTGCTGCGGGCCGTGGACTCCCTGCGCGCCCTGATGCCCTCGACCACCGGCGAGTCCGGGGACGTGCCGCCCAGCGTGAACGCGGTGCTGGACCTGCTGGCCACGGACATCGCCTCGGCGGCCGAGCCCGCCGCGGAGGCCGAGGCCCTGGGCGACGACGAGAGCCCGTCCCCCATGGAGCCTGCCCGCGAGTCGACCGGGGAGCTGGCCGCGCACACGCTGCGCGTGGACGTGCGCCGGTTGGACAGACTGCTGGACCTGGCGGGCGAGCTGACCATCGCCCGCGAGCGCTTGGGGCGGCTCCTGCACAAGCTGGAGGGCGCCGAGGCGGCCTCCCTGCGCGAGGCGAGCTGGGAGGTGGACCTCGTCTCGCAGGAGCTGCAGGAGCAGGTGATGCAGCTTCGGATGGTGCCGCTGGCCCCCACGCTGCGGCCCTATGCGCGCACGGTGCGCGACGTCGCGGCCAGCCTGGGCAAGCGCGCGCGGCTGGACGTGCAGGCCGGCGACGTGGAGCTGGACACCCGGCTGGTGGAGCAGCTTCGCGCGCCCCTGACGCACCTCATCCGCAACGCGCTGGACCACGGCATCGAGCGTCCGGAGGAGCGGCTGGCGCGGGGCAAGGAGCCCTGCGGCCAGCTCGTCCTGCGCGCCCTGCATGACGCGGGCGCCACCGTCCTGGAGCTGTCGGACGATGGCGCCGGCCTGGACCGCGCGGCCATCGAGCAGCGCGCGCGGGAACAGCGGCTGGCCTCGCGGCCCGAGCAGCTCGACGACGCGGCGCTGTCTTCGCTCATCTTCGAGCCTGGCTTCACCACCACCCAGGCCGTGACGGAGTACTCGGGCCGAGGCGTGGGCCTGGATGTGGTGCGCCGGACGGTGGAGGCCCTGCGCGGCTCGGTGGCCGTGCGCTCCACGCCGGGCGCGGGCACCACCTTCACGATGCGCCTCCCGCTCACGCTGGCCATCATCGACGGCTTCCTCGTCCGCGCTGGCGAGGAGACCTACGTGCTGCCGCTCGACACCGTCACCGAGTGTCTGGAGTTGCCCGAGAGCGCGAGCACCGGCGCCGAGCGCGGCATGCTGCACCTGCGCGACCGGGCCCTGCCCTACGTGCGCGCCCGAGACCTGTTCGGGGTGAGCGCGCCCCCGGCGCTCCGCGAGAACGTGGTGGTGCTCCAGCACGCGGGCGGCCAGCTCGGCCTCGCGGTGGATGCCCTGCTCGGCACGCAGCCCGTGGTGCTCAAGCCCTTGGGCGCCGTGTTCCAGGGGCTGCCTGGGCTCGCGGGCTCGTCCGTGCTGGGGGATGGGCGCGTGGCGCTCATCCTGGACATCCCTGGCCTGCTTCGACTCGCCCACCAGCGCAAGTCCGTCCCCGCCCCCCTTTCGTCTGACCTCCCCCCGGTGCCCCCCACATGA